A region from the Lolium perenne isolate Kyuss_39 chromosome 4, Kyuss_2.0, whole genome shotgun sequence genome encodes:
- the LOC127294323 gene encoding uncharacterized protein gives MSGNHVCVDNTLRRKFDKEGYLERARQRERDEKDEYRRDHNVQCKQLTINFHPLALAVAFLQVTPPGGSLCLAWQSVSAVRRSTREAVCWPWSRVSSLHVTPNHLYSTGIPPNGSLGRHNEGTRVTTANRDLLQLMGLVQRFCIP, from the exons ATGTCTGGCAAT CATGTATGTGTTGACAATACTTTACGAAGGAAATTTGACAAGGAGGGGTACTTGGAACGAGCTCGGCAGAGAGAGCGAGATGAGAAG GATGAATACCGAAGAGATCATAATGTTCAATGCAAGCAATTAACCATAAATTTCCATCCCCTAGCACTGGCCGTGGCCTTTCTTCAGGTGACGCCGCCGGGAG GTTCATTGTGCCTCGCATGGCAGAGTGTGTCAGCTGTGAGGAGGAGCACGCGGGAAGCAGTATGTTGGCCTTGGAGTCGCGTGTCATCCTTGCATGTCACTCCAAACCATCTCTACAGCACAGGTATACCGCCAAATGGTTCGCTAGGCCGGCATAACGAAGGAACCAGAGTCACGACAGCAAATCGAGATTTGCTTCAACTTATG GGCCTGGTACAAAGATTTTGTATTCCGTGA